One segment of Zhihengliuella halotolerans DNA contains the following:
- a CDS encoding ABC transporter ATP-binding protein — protein MSVELSETTLRYGDGPIVLDGLTESIRPGEFVALLGASGCGKSSLLNMLAGLLEPTGGSIDVPDDGAAFMFQDPTLLPWLSAQGNVELALRLAGVPRAERSVRARELIDLVQLGHAREKKPHEMSGGMRQRVALARALAQQRRLLLMDEPFAALDAITRDMLHEELRAIWQRTGMTIVFVTHNVREAIRLAGRILVLSSHPGRVIDTRTITDDFRADPARAAALAAELTDVLRKEQFKHEHLDQ, from the coding sequence ATGAGCGTGGAACTCAGCGAGACGACACTGCGCTACGGCGACGGACCGATCGTGCTCGACGGTCTGACGGAGTCGATCCGCCCCGGAGAGTTCGTCGCCCTCCTCGGCGCCTCCGGCTGCGGAAAATCCTCTCTGCTGAACATGCTCGCGGGGCTGCTCGAGCCCACCGGCGGAAGCATCGACGTCCCCGACGACGGCGCCGCATTCATGTTCCAGGACCCCACCCTGCTGCCGTGGCTGAGCGCACAGGGCAACGTCGAGCTGGCCCTGCGCCTAGCCGGGGTGCCGCGCGCGGAGCGCTCCGTGCGGGCCAGAGAGCTGATCGACCTCGTCCAGCTCGGGCACGCTCGCGAGAAGAAGCCGCACGAGATGTCCGGCGGCATGCGCCAGCGCGTCGCGCTGGCCCGGGCCCTAGCCCAGCAGCGGCGGCTGTTGCTGATGGACGAGCCGTTCGCCGCCCTCGACGCGATCACCCGCGACATGCTGCACGAGGAGCTGCGCGCGATCTGGCAGCGCACGGGGATGACGATCGTCTTCGTCACCCACAATGTGCGCGAGGCCATCCGCCTGGCCGGGCGGATCCTCGTTCTCTCCTCGCACCCGGGCCGCGTCATCGACACCCGGACCATCACCGACGACTTCAGGGCGGACCCCGCCCGAGCCGCCGCACTCGCGGCCGAATTGACCGATGTCCTCAGGAAGGAGCAGTTCAAACATGAGCACCTTGATCAATGA
- a CDS encoding ABC transporter substrate-binding protein, which produces MPRPDTRARRRAWGAGLGVVLLALAAIGTAFLPSPRTAAQATELGPAAELKLGYFATVTHAPALVGLEEGILAEELDRDGTRLQSQVFTAGPSAMEALNAGAIDAAYMGPSPAISSYLGSAGKSIRVVSGATSGGAYLIAQPGTESVADLAGGELATPQFAGTQDIAARDYLREQGADDDVAISHAAAGTAVQLFSRGAIAATWQPEPWASLLVEEYGGEVLVDERELWADGSFPTSVLVVSQQFAAEHPETVARLVEANKRSVEWASAHPEELVGVADAAIRRATGENLYDAVLSRALEGLTFTADPLAGTYPVLLERARATGVIPGAAAADLDGLIDTDWPNNDTEGGGSR; this is translated from the coding sequence ATGCCGCGGCCTGACACCCGCGCGCGCCGCCGGGCGTGGGGCGCGGGACTCGGCGTGGTGCTCCTCGCCCTCGCGGCGATCGGCACGGCGTTCCTCCCGTCCCCCCGCACGGCGGCACAGGCGACCGAACTCGGCCCGGCAGCGGAACTGAAGCTCGGGTACTTCGCCACCGTCACGCACGCCCCGGCACTCGTCGGGCTCGAAGAGGGCATCCTCGCCGAGGAACTCGACCGCGATGGGACGCGGCTGCAGTCGCAGGTCTTCACCGCCGGACCCTCCGCCATGGAGGCATTGAACGCCGGCGCGATCGACGCCGCGTACATGGGCCCCAGCCCGGCGATCTCGTCCTACCTCGGCAGCGCCGGGAAGTCGATCCGCGTCGTGTCCGGTGCCACGAGCGGCGGCGCCTACCTGATCGCCCAGCCGGGCACCGAGTCGGTCGCGGACCTCGCCGGCGGCGAGCTGGCGACCCCGCAGTTCGCGGGCACGCAGGACATCGCCGCCCGCGACTACCTGCGCGAGCAGGGAGCGGACGACGACGTCGCCATCAGCCACGCTGCGGCCGGCACCGCCGTGCAGCTCTTCTCCCGCGGCGCCATCGCGGCCACGTGGCAGCCCGAGCCCTGGGCCTCGCTGCTCGTGGAGGAGTACGGAGGGGAGGTCCTCGTCGACGAACGCGAGCTCTGGGCGGACGGCAGCTTCCCGACGAGCGTCCTGGTGGTCTCGCAGCAGTTTGCGGCCGAGCACCCGGAAACGGTGGCCCGGCTCGTCGAGGCGAACAAGCGCAGCGTCGAATGGGCGAGTGCGCACCCCGAAGAGCTGGTCGGCGTCGCGGACGCGGCGATCCGGCGGGCGACGGGGGAGAACCTCTACGATGCAGTCCTCTCCCGTGCGCTCGAGGGGCTCACCTTCACCGCCGACCCGCTGGCGGGCACGTACCCGGTCCTGCTCGAGCGAGCGCGGGCGACGGGCGTCATCCCGGGTGCCGCGGCTGCGGACCTCGACGGACTGATCGACACCGACTGGCCGAACAACGACACTGAAGGAGGCGGGAGCCGATGA
- a CDS encoding phosphoadenylyl-sulfate reductase has product MTTTTDQAHLREIVALGERELGFDAPAEAVVRFAAEHFDVREVAVACSMADAVLPHLVVQDLPDVDVLFLETGYHFPQTHLTRDQVAKDLPVRIVDVMPELTVAEQDEKYGKDLFARDPAKCCQMRKMDPLKAALGGYKAWFTGVRREESPTRANAPLISFDEAHGLIKFNPVATWSFDELTDYAGEHGVPVNMLLGFGYPSIGCEPCTKPVAPGEDPRAGRWAGLSKTECGIHL; this is encoded by the coding sequence ATGACCACCACCACTGACCAAGCACACCTGCGGGAGATCGTCGCACTCGGCGAGCGCGAGCTCGGTTTCGACGCGCCGGCCGAGGCCGTCGTCCGCTTCGCCGCCGAACACTTCGACGTCCGTGAGGTCGCCGTCGCCTGCTCGATGGCCGACGCCGTCCTGCCGCACCTTGTCGTGCAGGACCTGCCCGACGTCGACGTCCTGTTTCTCGAGACCGGTTACCACTTCCCGCAGACGCACCTGACGCGGGACCAGGTCGCGAAGGACCTGCCCGTGCGGATCGTGGACGTCATGCCAGAGCTGACCGTCGCCGAACAGGACGAGAAGTACGGCAAGGACCTCTTCGCCCGCGACCCGGCCAAGTGCTGCCAGATGCGGAAGATGGACCCCCTGAAGGCTGCCCTCGGCGGCTACAAGGCGTGGTTCACCGGAGTGCGCCGCGAGGAGTCGCCGACGCGGGCCAACGCCCCGCTGATCTCGTTCGACGAGGCGCACGGGCTGATCAAATTCAACCCGGTGGCGACCTGGAGCTTCGACGAGCTGACCGACTACGCGGGTGAGCACGGGGTGCCGGTGAACATGCTGCTCGGATTCGGCTACCCGTCTATCGGGTGCGAGCCCTGCACGAAGCCCGTGGCCCCCGGCGAGGACCCCCGCGCGGGGCGCTGGGCGGGCCTGTCAAAGACCGAATGCGGCATCCACCTCTAG
- the cysD gene encoding sulfate adenylyltransferase subunit CysD, whose protein sequence is MTVVASEVDSSTDVLDALEAESIHIIREVLAEFERPGLLFSGGKDSVVVLHLLAKAVAPARVPIPVVHVDTGHNFDEVIAFRDATVERYGLNLVVGSMQEYIDDGRLRENADGTRNRLQTRVLLDTIEQNKFDVVFGGARRDEDKARAKERILSLRDEFGGWDPRNQRPEVWSLYNGRHAAGWHVRAFPISNWTERDIWAYIERERIQLPPIYFAHEREVFEREGMIRAVTPVSQPNDDEPVLTRTVRYRTVGDASCTGAVLSEARTVPEVLDELALSTLTERGATRADDRISAAAMEDRKKEGYF, encoded by the coding sequence ATGACCGTAGTAGCCAGCGAAGTGGACTCGTCGACGGACGTCCTCGACGCCCTCGAAGCCGAGTCCATCCACATCATCCGCGAGGTCCTCGCGGAGTTCGAGCGCCCGGGACTGCTGTTCTCGGGCGGCAAGGACTCCGTCGTCGTCCTCCACCTGCTCGCCAAGGCCGTGGCCCCGGCACGGGTGCCGATCCCCGTGGTGCACGTCGACACGGGCCACAACTTCGACGAGGTGATCGCCTTCCGCGACGCCACCGTCGAGCGCTACGGCCTCAACCTGGTCGTCGGCAGCATGCAGGAGTACATCGACGACGGCCGCCTGCGCGAGAACGCCGACGGCACCCGCAACCGCCTGCAGACGCGCGTCCTGCTCGACACGATCGAGCAGAACAAGTTCGACGTCGTCTTCGGCGGCGCCCGCCGTGACGAGGACAAGGCGCGCGCCAAGGAGCGCATCCTGTCCCTGCGCGACGAGTTCGGCGGCTGGGACCCCCGCAACCAGCGGCCCGAGGTCTGGAGCCTCTACAACGGCCGCCACGCGGCCGGTTGGCACGTGCGTGCCTTCCCGATCAGCAACTGGACCGAGCGCGACATCTGGGCCTACATCGAGCGGGAGCGCATCCAGCTGCCGCCGATCTACTTCGCCCACGAGCGCGAGGTCTTCGAGCGTGAAGGCATGATCCGCGCGGTGACGCCGGTCAGCCAGCCGAACGACGACGAGCCGGTTCTGACCCGGACGGTCCGCTACCGCACCGTCGGCGACGCCAGCTGCACCGGCGCCGTCCTCTCCGAGGCGCGGACCGTGCCCGAGGTGCTCGACGAGCTGGCCCTGTCCACGCTCACCGAACGCGGCGCGACGCGCGCCGACGACCGAATCTCCGCAGCGGCCATGGAAGACCGCAAGAAGGAAGGCTACTTCTAA
- a CDS encoding sulfate adenylyltransferase subunit 1 has translation MAHGLFRLATAGSVDDGKSTLVGRLLHDAKAILADSLDDIRRVSAERGFGGDEPALDLALVTDGLRAEREQGITIDVAYRYFTTPARSFILADCPGHVQYTRNTVTGASTADAAVVLVDARNGVVEQTRRHLGVLGLLRVPQVIVAVNKMDLAGWDRGVYEGIRADVEAVAVELGISALSVIPVSALDGDFVVDRGASAPWYTGPTLLELLETLPVVVEQHVPRLDVQLVIRPQGALQPGYDAEEFRDFRGYAGTVSGGSLRVGDAVQVLSAGRPYAASVKGLRSTTGPVEAAHVGDAVVVELDTDIDIARGDTIVAGELPEPVREFAAEVCLLSDVPVTPGQRVLIKHGAQVVQAKVEGIDHVLRVSDFSKHPADRLGLNDLGLVRLRTAVPLAVTDYRDSRAAGSFLLIDPQDGTTLAAGMIESDAGAAHGAAAGRGVPEHAAA, from the coding sequence ATGGCACACGGACTTTTTCGCCTGGCTACGGCGGGCAGCGTCGATGACGGCAAATCCACCCTGGTGGGGCGCCTGCTGCACGACGCCAAGGCCATCCTCGCCGACTCCCTCGACGACATCCGCCGCGTCTCCGCGGAGCGCGGCTTCGGCGGCGACGAGCCGGCGCTCGACCTCGCCCTCGTAACCGACGGCCTGCGCGCCGAGCGCGAGCAGGGCATCACGATCGACGTGGCCTACCGCTACTTCACGACCCCGGCGCGCAGCTTCATCCTCGCCGACTGCCCCGGCCACGTTCAGTACACCCGCAACACGGTGACCGGCGCGTCGACGGCAGACGCCGCCGTCGTGCTGGTCGATGCCCGCAACGGCGTCGTCGAACAGACCCGCCGCCACCTCGGCGTGCTCGGCCTGCTGCGCGTGCCGCAGGTCATCGTCGCCGTGAACAAGATGGACCTGGCCGGCTGGGACCGCGGCGTCTACGAGGGCATCCGCGCGGATGTCGAGGCCGTGGCCGTCGAGCTCGGCATCAGCGCGCTCAGCGTCATCCCGGTCTCCGCCCTCGACGGCGACTTCGTCGTCGACCGCGGCGCCTCGGCCCCCTGGTACACGGGCCCGACGCTGCTCGAGCTGCTGGAGACCCTGCCGGTCGTCGTCGAGCAGCACGTGCCGCGCCTCGACGTCCAGCTCGTCATCCGCCCGCAGGGCGCGCTGCAGCCGGGCTACGACGCCGAGGAGTTCCGCGACTTCCGGGGCTACGCCGGCACCGTCTCCGGCGGCAGCCTGCGCGTCGGCGACGCCGTGCAGGTGCTCAGCGCCGGCCGGCCGTACGCCGCCAGCGTCAAGGGTCTGCGCTCCACGACCGGCCCGGTCGAGGCCGCCCACGTGGGGGACGCCGTCGTCGTCGAGCTCGACACCGACATCGACATCGCGCGCGGCGATACGATCGTCGCCGGCGAACTGCCGGAGCCGGTGCGCGAGTTCGCGGCCGAGGTCTGCCTGCTCTCCGACGTCCCGGTCACGCCCGGCCAGCGGGTGCTGATCAAGCATGGTGCGCAGGTCGTGCAGGCCAAGGTCGAGGGCATCGACCACGTCCTGCGGGTCTCCGACTTCTCGAAGCACCCGGCGGACCGCCTCGGACTCAACGACCTGGGCCTCGTGCGCCTGCGTACCGCCGTTCCGCTGGCCGTGACCGACTACCGCGACAGCCGCGCCGCCGGTTCGTTCCTGCTGATCGACCCGCAGGACGGCACGACGCTGGCGGCGGGCATGATCGAGTCTGACGCGGGTGCCGCGCACGGCGCGGCGGCCGGCCGCGGAGTGCCGGAACATGCCGCGGCCTGA
- the valS gene encoding valine--tRNA ligase, with amino-acid sequence MADDNLGTDTPATVSVPDKPGLEGLEAKLSERWRGEGTYTFDPDTTRASVYSIDTPPPTASGSLHVGHMFSYTQTDVLARYQRMKGKNVFYPMGWDDNGLPTERRVQNYYGVRCDPKVAYDPTYQPPAQPAKNQRDWDAVSRRNFIELCEQLAVEDEKVFEHLFTTLGLSVDWNLTYRTIDDVSRSVSQRAFLKNLTAGDAYLSEAPTLWDVTFRTAVAQAELEDREMPGAYYRLPFFAADGTKIFIETTRPELLPACAALVAHPDDERYQPLFGQKVTSPIFGVEVEVRAHELAKPDKGAGIAMVCTFGDLTDVTWWRELQLPTRAVIGRDGRVLSDTPDWITTETGREAYAAIAGKTVFSTKESVVKMLAEAELLDGEPKKIQHPVNFYEKGDKPLEIVSSRQWYIRNGGRDEERRERLIARGKEINFHPDFMRSRYENWISGLNGDWLVSRQRFFGVPIPVWYGLDEAGEPDYENPILPSDDALPVDPAAEAAPGFDESQRNQPGGFIGDADVLDTWATSSLTPQIIGRWSRDDSFFEKVYPFDLRPQGHDIIRTWLFSTAVRGDALHGSAPWKNAAISGWILDPDRKKMSKSKGNVVVPTEVLESFGADAVRYWAASAKLGADTAYEIAQMKIGRRLAIKILNASKFVLNLGATEADVISGDASVVTNGLDKSLLARLATVLDDANRAFDAYDYARALSITESFFWSFTDDFVELVKDRAYGGRGEAEQKSVLAALATTLDSVLRLFAPFLPFATEEVWSWWRAGSVHQSAWPTSGHLSAAAAGADAGVLPTVGVALGGIRKAKSEAKVKQRTEVLSGTISAPAAQLEQLRQGLGDLLAASNARDLQLSEHGGELTVHDVELAAPEVVPAD; translated from the coding sequence ATGGCTGATGACAACTTGGGCACAGACACGCCCGCGACCGTTTCCGTCCCCGACAAGCCCGGACTCGAGGGGCTTGAAGCCAAGCTCAGCGAGCGCTGGCGCGGCGAGGGAACCTACACTTTCGACCCGGACACGACCCGGGCCTCCGTCTACTCGATCGACACTCCCCCGCCGACGGCCTCCGGGTCGCTGCACGTGGGACACATGTTCTCCTACACGCAGACGGACGTTCTGGCCCGCTACCAGCGGATGAAGGGCAAGAACGTCTTCTACCCGATGGGCTGGGACGACAACGGGCTGCCCACCGAGCGCCGCGTGCAGAACTACTACGGCGTCCGCTGCGATCCCAAGGTCGCCTACGACCCCACGTACCAGCCGCCCGCACAGCCCGCGAAGAACCAGCGCGACTGGGACGCCGTGAGCCGGCGCAACTTCATCGAGCTGTGCGAGCAGCTCGCCGTCGAGGACGAGAAGGTCTTCGAGCACCTCTTCACCACGCTCGGCCTCTCCGTCGACTGGAACCTGACCTACCGCACGATCGACGACGTCTCCCGGTCGGTCTCCCAGCGCGCCTTCCTGAAGAACCTGACCGCCGGCGACGCCTATCTCTCCGAGGCGCCGACCCTGTGGGACGTGACGTTCCGCACCGCCGTCGCGCAGGCCGAGCTCGAGGACCGCGAGATGCCCGGGGCCTACTACCGGCTCCCGTTCTTCGCCGCGGACGGCACGAAAATCTTCATCGAGACGACCCGCCCCGAGCTCCTGCCCGCGTGCGCGGCACTCGTCGCACACCCGGACGACGAGCGCTACCAGCCCCTCTTCGGGCAGAAGGTCACCTCCCCGATCTTCGGCGTCGAGGTCGAGGTCAGGGCGCACGAGCTGGCCAAGCCCGACAAGGGCGCCGGCATCGCGATGGTCTGCACCTTCGGCGACCTGACCGACGTCACGTGGTGGCGCGAACTGCAGCTGCCCACGCGCGCCGTTATCGGCCGCGACGGCCGCGTGCTCAGCGACACCCCGGACTGGATCACCACCGAGACCGGCCGCGAAGCCTACGCGGCGATCGCCGGCAAGACCGTGTTCTCCACCAAGGAATCCGTCGTCAAGATGCTCGCGGAAGCCGAGCTCCTGGACGGCGAACCGAAGAAGATCCAGCACCCGGTGAACTTCTACGAGAAGGGCGACAAGCCGCTCGAGATCGTCTCCTCCCGCCAGTGGTACATCCGCAACGGCGGCCGCGACGAGGAGCGCCGCGAGCGCCTCATCGCCCGCGGCAAGGAGATCAACTTCCACCCGGACTTCATGCGCTCCCGCTACGAGAACTGGATCTCGGGGCTCAACGGCGACTGGCTCGTCTCGCGTCAGCGCTTCTTCGGCGTGCCGATCCCGGTCTGGTACGGCCTGGACGAGGCGGGAGAGCCGGATTACGAGAACCCGATCCTGCCCTCCGACGACGCCCTGCCCGTGGACCCGGCCGCCGAGGCCGCCCCGGGTTTCGACGAGTCGCAGCGCAACCAGCCGGGCGGATTCATCGGCGACGCCGACGTCCTCGACACGTGGGCGACGAGCTCGCTGACGCCGCAGATCATCGGTCGCTGGAGCCGCGACGATTCCTTCTTCGAGAAGGTCTACCCGTTCGACCTGCGCCCGCAGGGCCACGACATCATCCGCACGTGGTTGTTCTCGACGGCCGTCCGCGGCGACGCGCTGCACGGCAGCGCTCCGTGGAAGAACGCGGCGATCTCCGGCTGGATTCTGGATCCGGACCGCAAGAAGATGTCGAAGTCCAAGGGCAACGTGGTCGTTCCGACCGAGGTCCTGGAGTCGTTCGGTGCTGATGCCGTGCGCTACTGGGCCGCCTCGGCCAAGCTCGGTGCCGACACCGCCTACGAGATCGCACAGATGAAGATCGGCCGCCGGCTGGCCATCAAGATCCTCAACGCGTCCAAGTTCGTCCTCAACCTGGGCGCAACCGAGGCCGACGTTATCTCCGGCGACGCCTCCGTGGTCACCAACGGGCTCGACAAGTCGCTGCTCGCGCGGCTTGCTACCGTGCTCGACGACGCCAACCGCGCCTTCGATGCGTACGATTATGCGCGCGCGCTGAGCATCACCGAGTCGTTCTTCTGGTCGTTCACCGACGACTTCGTGGAGCTGGTCAAGGACCGCGCGTACGGCGGCCGTGGCGAAGCCGAACAGAAATCGGTCCTCGCCGCGCTGGCGACCACGCTCGACTCGGTCCTGCGCCTCTTCGCCCCGTTCCTGCCCTTCGCCACCGAAGAGGTCTGGAGCTGGTGGCGTGCGGGATCGGTGCACCAGTCGGCGTGGCCGACTTCCGGGCACCTCTCGGCGGCCGCCGCGGGCGCGGACGCCGGTGTGCTTCCGACCGTCGGCGTTGCCCTCGGCGGTATCCGCAAGGCAAAGTCCGAGGCCAAGGTCAAGCAGCGCACCGAGGTGCTCTCCGGGACCATCTCAGCACCCGCGGCACAGCTCGAGCAGCTACGCCAGGGTCTCGGCGACCTGCTGGCGGCCTCGAACGCACGGGACCTGCAGCTCTCGGAGCACGGTGGCGAGCTCACCGTCCACGATGTCGAGCTGGCGGCGCCCGAGGTCGTCCCGGCCGACTGA
- a CDS encoding nitrite/sulfite reductase: MTQVTERIPKRPARRSSKPNGQWKVDGTEPLNANEEMKAKDNGLNVRERIETIYAEGGFASIDPEDLHGRFRWWGLYTQRKQGIPGGKTATLEPHELEDEYFMLRVRIDGGALTSEQLRVIGGISTEFARDTADMTDRQNVQLHWIDVRDMPEIWRRLEAVNLNTTEACGDVPRVILGSPVAGIAADELIDPTPTIHEVARRYVGNPEFANLPRKFKSAITGHPSQDVVHEINDIALVAVEHPELGIGFDLWVGGGLSAAPRLGERLGVFVSEEQAPDVWEGVVSIFRDYGFRRLRNRARLKFLLADWGVEKFRQVLQDEYLGYELPDGPAAPVPSEPGDHSGVHEQKDGRFYVGLTPLVGRVSGTILTSLADLLEKHGSERLRTTPHQKIVALDIAAEKVESFVAGARELGLEAEPGLLARSAIACTGIEYCKLAIVDTKDTAASAIREIESRLEDHTGKLPKKLSLHVNGCPNSCARIQTADIGLKGQLITNDAGEQVSGFQVHLGGTLATSEDGQAGLGRTVRGLKVAADELPDYVTTLLDRYSEGSTDGESFAAWANRVEDEDLS, from the coding sequence ATGACGCAAGTGACCGAACGAATTCCGAAGCGCCCAGCCCGGCGCTCCTCCAAGCCGAACGGTCAGTGGAAGGTCGACGGGACCGAGCCGCTGAACGCCAACGAGGAGATGAAGGCCAAGGACAACGGCCTGAACGTGCGCGAGCGGATCGAGACGATCTACGCCGAGGGCGGGTTCGCATCGATCGATCCCGAAGATCTGCACGGTCGCTTCCGCTGGTGGGGCCTGTACACCCAGCGCAAGCAGGGCATCCCCGGCGGCAAGACCGCGACCCTCGAGCCGCACGAGCTCGAGGATGAGTACTTCATGCTGCGCGTGCGCATCGACGGCGGCGCCCTCACCTCCGAGCAGCTGCGCGTCATCGGCGGCATCTCGACGGAGTTTGCGCGCGACACGGCCGACATGACCGACCGCCAGAACGTCCAGCTGCACTGGATCGACGTGCGCGACATGCCGGAGATCTGGCGCCGGCTCGAGGCCGTCAACCTCAACACGACCGAAGCCTGCGGCGACGTCCCGCGCGTCATCCTCGGTTCCCCCGTGGCCGGCATCGCCGCCGACGAATTGATCGACCCGACGCCGACGATCCACGAGGTCGCGCGCCGCTACGTCGGCAACCCGGAGTTCGCCAACCTCCCGCGCAAGTTCAAGTCCGCGATCACCGGTCACCCGAGCCAGGACGTCGTGCATGAGATCAACGACATCGCGCTCGTTGCCGTCGAGCACCCCGAGCTCGGCATCGGCTTCGACCTGTGGGTCGGCGGCGGGCTGTCCGCGGCCCCGCGCCTTGGCGAGCGCCTCGGCGTCTTCGTGTCCGAGGAGCAGGCACCGGACGTGTGGGAGGGCGTCGTCTCGATCTTCCGTGACTACGGCTTCCGCCGCCTGCGCAACCGCGCGCGCCTGAAGTTCCTGCTCGCCGACTGGGGCGTCGAGAAGTTCCGCCAGGTCCTGCAGGACGAATACTTGGGCTACGAGCTGCCCGACGGCCCGGCGGCGCCCGTGCCGAGCGAGCCCGGAGACCACTCCGGCGTGCACGAGCAGAAGGACGGCCGGTTCTACGTGGGCCTCACCCCGCTCGTCGGTCGCGTGAGCGGAACGATCCTCACGTCGCTGGCCGACCTGCTCGAGAAGCACGGGTCCGAGCGCTTGCGCACGACCCCGCACCAGAAGATCGTCGCCCTCGACATCGCGGCCGAGAAGGTCGAGTCCTTCGTCGCCGGGGCCCGGGAGCTCGGGCTCGAGGCCGAACCCGGTCTGTTGGCCCGCTCGGCGATCGCCTGCACCGGCATCGAGTACTGCAAGCTCGCGATCGTCGACACCAAGGACACCGCGGCGAGCGCCATCCGGGAAATCGAGTCCCGGCTCGAGGACCACACAGGCAAGCTTCCCAAGAAGCTCAGCCTGCACGTCAACGGCTGCCCGAACTCGTGCGCCCGCATCCAGACGGCCGATATCGGCCTGAAGGGACAGCTGATCACCAACGACGCCGGCGAACAGGTCTCCGGCTTCCAGGTGCACCTGGGCGGCACGCTCGCCACGAGCGAGGACGGCCAGGCCGGGCTCGGCCGTACCGTGCGCGGGCTCAAGGTCGCCGCCGACGAGCTGCCCGACTACGTCACCACCTTGCTGGATCGCTACTCCGAGGGCTCCACCGACGGCGAGTCGTTCGCCGCGTGGGCCAACCGAGTCGAGGATGAGGACCTCTCATGA